The following DNA comes from Phytohabitans rumicis.
GGCCAGCGCCGGTGCGCTCGGCCAGTCGATGTTGACCACGCTCGCGATCCACATCGCCCGGAACTGTCGCTTCGGCATGTCCGGGTTGGGCGTACAAGTAGTTTTTGTCGTATCTGTGGCTGGTGCAGTGGGGTTGGTTGTCTCTGTCGCCGGTGCGGCGCTCGCGCTCGCCGCGGGGCAGGCGAGCCCGGCGGCGAGGATCGCCGCTGCCACCAGCCCGGCCCGCACGCGGGCCGATCGTGCCCTCATGAGCTTTCCCTTCGACAACATCTGCCGCCGTTTATCTACAGCTAGAAGGAAATTTTCATACTGGGTACGCCTCGCGCAAGCCCCGGGTTTTCCCTGATGCGATGGTTGACCCGGTGGAGGACCCTGGGGTCATGGGACGTTTCTTGGCCTGGACCGCGGTGGGAGTCGTCGCCGTGGTAGCGGTGGGCTGGCTGGCGATCGCGCTGCTGAAGGCGCTGCTGGGTGTGGCCGTGTATCTGATCGTGGGCGCGGCCGTGATCGGCGGCGGGGCAATCCTCTACCGCAAGGCGCGGCGCGCGATCAACCGTGACGAGCGGTTGCAGAAGCGCATCGAGGCGGCGACCACCACCTACCGCCAGCGCACTCGCTGACGGTAGGTAGCTGAGCCTGCTGAGTTCGTTCGCTCCGCGCCGCCCGAAGCGCCGCCTTGCCAGCGGCGGCCGCGTCCGTGGCGGTGCGGACCGCGACGCCACTGACAAAGCGGCGCCGCGGCGCTGCACGAACGAACTAGAGGATCGTCCAGGTGTCGCCGCCGGTCAGGAGGCCGGCGAGCTGCTCCTCGGGCGTTCCGGTGGCCTTCGCCTTGGCCGCGTCGAGCTGGCTCTGCACGAGGTTGTCGTACGACGGCCGGGACACGTTGCGGAAGACCCCGATCGGGGTGTTGCGCAGGTCCTCGCCCGGCAGCCGGGACAGGGCGAACGCGTACGCCGGCTCGGCCACTCCCGCGTCGTGCACCACGATGTCGTCGGGTGCGACGGAGGCGGTGTCGCGCACCTCCAGGCCGAACCCGCCCGGCGGGTGCACCACGCAGAACTGCCCGTCCTTGCCGAACGTGATCGGTTGGCCGTGCTCCAGGCGGATCAGGTAGTCGTCGCGGGTGCCCACGTCCTTGAGCTCGTCGAACGCGCCGTCGTTGAAGATGTTGCAGTTCTGGTAGATCTCCACGAACGCTGAGCCGTTGTGCTCCGCCGCCGCGCGCAGCACGGACTGCAGGTGCTTGCGGTCCGAGTCGATCGTGCGGGCCACGAACGTTGCCTCCGCGCCCAGCGCCAGCGACAGCGGGTTGAACGGCGAGTCCGCCGAGCCGGCCGGCGTCGACTTCGTGATCTTGCCGAGCTCCGACGTGGGCGAGTACTGGCCCTTGGTCAACCCGTAGATCCGGTTGTTGAAGAGCAGGATCTTGAGGTTGACGTTGCGCCGGAGAGCGTGGATCAGGTGGTTGCCGCCGATCGACAGCGCGTCGCCGTCACCGGTGACCACCCAGACCGACAGGTCCGGCCGGCTCACGGATAGGCCGGTGGCGATCGCCGGCGCGCGGCCGTGGATCGAGTGCAGCCCGTACGTGTTCATGTAGTACGGGAACCGCGACGAGCAGCCGATCCCGGAGACGAAGACGATCCGCTCGCGCGGGATGTTGAGCTCCGGCATGAACGACTGCACGGCGGCGAGGATCGCGTAGTCGCCGCAGCCCGGGCACCAGCGCACCTCCTGGTCGGACTTGAAGTCCTTGGTGGTGAGCTTGAGAGCGATGGGCTCAGGCATTTTTAACCACTTCTTCCAGCATCGTCTCCAGCTCCGAGGCGGTGAACGGCAGGCCGCGGACCTGGTTGTACGGGATCGCGTCGACGAGGTAGCGGGCCCGGATGACGTGGGCGAGCTGGCCCAGGTTCATCTCCGGGATGACGACGCGGTCGTAGCGGCTCAGCACGTCGCCGAGGTTGCCCGGCATGGGGGCGAGGTGACGCAGGTGCGCTTGGGCGATCGAGTGGCCGCGCTGGCGCAGCGTACGGCAGGCGGCGCCGATCGGACCGTACGTCGAGCCCCAGCCGAGCACCAGCACGCGGGCATCGCCGTCCGGGTCCTCGACCTCCATGTCGGGCACCTCGATCGCCTCGATCCGGGCGGCCCGGGTGCGCACCATGAAGTCGTGGTTGGCCGGGTCGTACGAGATGTCGCCGGTCTTGTCCGCCTTTTCCAGGCCGCCGATCCGGTGCTCCAACCCGGGCGTGCCGGGGATCGCCCACGGCCGGGCGAGCGTCCGCGGGTCGCGCAGGTACGGCAGGAACGTGCTGCCGTCCTCGCCGTTCGGCTCGGTGGCGAACTCGACCCGCAGGTCGGGCAGGGAGTCGATGTCGGGCAGCAGCCACGGCTCCGACCCGTTCGCCACGTAGTTGTCGGACAGCAGGATCACCGGTGTGCGGTGGGTCAGCGCGATCCGGGCCGCCTCGATGGCCGCGTGGAAGCAGTCCGACGGCGACTTGGGCGCGATGACCGCCACCGGCGCCTCGCCGTGCCGGCCGAACAGCGCCATGTTGAGGTCGGCCTGCTCGGTCTTGGTGGGCATGCCGGTCGACGGGCCGGCGCGCTGCACGTCGACGATCACCAGGGGCAGCTCCAGCGCGACCGCCAGGGAGATCGTCTCGCCCTTGAGCGCCACGCCCGGGCCGCTGGTGGTGGTGATGCCGAGCGCACCGCCGTACGACGCGCCCAGCGCCGCGCCGATGGCCGCGATCTCGTCCTCGGCCTGCATCGTCGTGATGCCGAACCGCTTGTGCTTGCTCAGCTCGTGGAGGATGTCGGACGCCGGGGTGATCGGGTACGCACCGAGGAAGACGGGCAGCTTGGACCGTACCGCCACGGCGATGATGCCCAGCGCGAGCGCGGCGTTTCCGGTGATGTTGCGGTAGGTGCCCGGCGGCATCTTGGCCGGCTTCACCTCGTACCGGACGCCGAAGTCCTCGGTGGTCTCGCCGAAGTTCCAGCCGGCC
Coding sequences within:
- a CDS encoding 2-oxoacid:ferredoxin oxidoreductase subunit beta — protein: MPEPIALKLTTKDFKSDQEVRWCPGCGDYAILAAVQSFMPELNIPRERIVFVSGIGCSSRFPYYMNTYGLHSIHGRAPAIATGLSVSRPDLSVWVVTGDGDALSIGGNHLIHALRRNVNLKILLFNNRIYGLTKGQYSPTSELGKITKSTPAGSADSPFNPLSLALGAEATFVARTIDSDRKHLQSVLRAAAEHNGSAFVEIYQNCNIFNDGAFDELKDVGTRDDYLIRLEHGQPITFGKDGQFCVVHPPGGFGLEVRDTASVAPDDIVVHDAGVAEPAYAFALSRLPGEDLRNTPIGVFRNVSRPSYDNLVQSQLDAAKAKATGTPEEQLAGLLTGGDTWTIL
- a CDS encoding 2-oxoacid:acceptor oxidoreductase subunit alpha, coding for MTKQVRQLDRVVIRFAGDSGDGMQLTGDRFTSETAQLGNDISTLPNFPAEIRAPAGTLPGVSSFQVHFADYDILTPGDAPNVLVAMNPAALKANLGDLPRGADIIVNTDEFTKRNLAKVGYAANPLEDGSLDGYSVHPVGLTSMTVGALADHAVSKKDAERAKNMFALGLLSWMYSRPYESTIRFLERKFAARPELVSANIAAFKAGWNFGETTEDFGVRYEVKPAKMPPGTYRNITGNAALALGIIAVAVRSKLPVFLGAYPITPASDILHELSKHKRFGITTMQAEDEIAAIGAALGASYGGALGITTTSGPGVALKGETISLAVALELPLVIVDVQRAGPSTGMPTKTEQADLNMALFGRHGEAPVAVIAPKSPSDCFHAAIEAARIALTHRTPVILLSDNYVANGSEPWLLPDIDSLPDLRVEFATEPNGEDGSTFLPYLRDPRTLARPWAIPGTPGLEHRIGGLEKADKTGDISYDPANHDFMVRTRAARIEAIEVPDMEVEDPDGDARVLVLGWGSTYGPIGAACRTLRQRGHSIAQAHLRHLAPMPGNLGDVLSRYDRVVIPEMNLGQLAHVIRARYLVDAIPYNQVRGLPFTASELETMLEEVVKNA